In Toxoplasma gondii ME49 chromosome VIII, whole genome shotgun sequence, a single genomic region encodes these proteins:
- the HXGPRT gene encoding hypoxanthine-xanthine-guanine phosphoribosyl transferase HXGPRT (encoded by transcript TGME49_200320~Product name based on PMID:15814612.) yields MASKPIEESRSQKRSAFSDIFCCCTPNEGAIVPSDPMVSTSAPARTSAPARSSALQDYGKGKGRIEPMYIPDNTFYNADDFLVPPHCKPYIDKILLPGGLVKDRVEKLAYDIHRTYFGEELHIICILKGSRGFFNLLIDYLATIQKYSGRESSVPPFFEHYVRLKSYQNDNSTGQLTVLSDDLSIFRDKHVLIVEDIVDTGFTLTEFGERLKAVGPKSMRIATLVEKRTDRSNSLKGDFVGFSIEDVWIVGCCYDFNEMFRDFDHVAVLSDAARKKFEK; encoded by the exons ATGGCGTCCAAACCCATTGAAGA ATCCCGGTCGCAAAAACGGAGTGCCTTCTCAGACATCTTCTGTTGTTGCACTCCTAATGAAGGGGCTATCGTGCCCAGTGACCCAATGGTCTCCACCAGTGCTCCAGCACGCACCAGTGCTCCAGCGCGCTCCAGTGCACTTCAAGA CTACGGCAAGGGCAAGGGCCGTATTGAGCCCATGTATATCCCCGACAACACCTTCTACAACGCTGATGACTTTCTTGTGCCCCCCCACTGCAAGCCCTACATTGACAAAATCCTCCTCCCTGGTGGATTGGTCAAGGACAGAGTTGAGAAGTTG GCGTATGACATCCACAGAACTTACTTCGGCGAGGAGTTGCACATCATTTGCATCCTGAAAGGctctcgcggcttcttcaaCCTTCTGATCGACTACCTTGCCACCATACAGAA GTACAGTGGTCGTGAGTCCAGCGTGCCCCCCTTCTTCGAGCACTATGTCCGCCTGAAGTCCTACCAGAACGACAACAGCACAGGCCAGCTCACCGTCTTGAGCGACGACTTGTCAATCTTTCGCGACAAGCACGTTCTGATTGTTGAGGACATCGTCGACACCGGTTTCACCCTCACCGAGTTCGGTGAGCGCCTGAAAGCCGTCGGTCCCAAGTCGATGAGAATCGCCACCCTCGTCGAGAAGCGCACAGATCGCTCCAACAGCTTGAAGGGCGACTTCGTCGGCTTCAGCATTGAAGACGTCTGGATCGTTGGTTGCTGCTACGACTTCAACGAGATGTTCCGCGACTTCGACCACGTCGCCGTCCTGAGCGACGCCGCTCGCAAAAAGTTCGAGAAGTAA
- a CDS encoding hypothetical protein (encoded by transcript TGME49_200310~Predicted trans-membrane domain (TMHMM2.0):114-137) codes for MNKREGRNEREAKQPSRRLAVVRLHAPSVILKQNSRAFREISFGAEVDEVSLLTSSFDRHLGYGEQTSTLYDRLANMAARISRRLLDAATPLPTAPAGTGAVFHSRLMPVKYALNGPKWMAVVGSAFVGVFSGHFFYKNFILSKNPPNPPRDPNEKPPSRHPHAPPEDD; via the exons ATGAACAAGAGGGAAGGACGAAACGAGCGCGAGGCCAAGCAGCCCAGCAGGAGACTTGCGGTTGtccgtttgcatgcgccgtcAGTCATCTTGAAGCAAAACTCCAGAGCTTTCCGAGAGATTTCTTTCGGCGCGGAAGTTGACGAAGTGTCGCTGCTTACATCGTCATTCGACCGACACCTGGGCTACGGAGAACAAACCTCGACGTTATATGACCGTCTGGCAAACATGGCTGCG CGGATTTCAAGGCGTCTGCTAGATGCAGCCACTCCTTTGCCAACTGCG CCTGCAGGAACAGGCGCGGTTTTCCACAGCAGGTTAATGCCTGTCAAGTACGCCCTGAACGGACCGAAGTGGATGGCAGTCGTCGGCTCCGCATTCGTAGGAGTCTTTTCCGGGCATTTCTTCTACAAAAATTTTATCCTTAGCAAGAACCCCCCAAAT CCGCCACGCGACCCAAATGAGAAGCCGCCCTCGCGCCACCCTCATGCCCCTCCTGAGGACGATTGA